The DNA window CCTTTAAATTTGAAAATTATCCATCAAAAAATCCAAAAACCAGTTATCTGGCACCATTATCTATAGTTGGATTATTGAAAAACATTCACTCAAATTTCAAAATAGGAGGATAAAAATGATAACAGAAACTGTTGTTGAAAAAGATTTTTTAATAAAAAAAATAAAAGAGTTAAAAAAGAAAAAGGATTATACAATATTAGCCCATAATTATCAAATTGATGAATTACAGGATTTAGCAGATATAACAGGGGATTCATTACAACTTGCAAAACTTGCAACAGAAATAGAAAACGATAAAATACTATTTCTTGGTGTGGATTTCATGGCAGAAACATTGAAAATATTAAACCCAGAAAAAAAGATATTAGTTCCAACAACAGGAGCCACATGTCCAATGGCAAATTCTCTAACACCAGAAATAATAAAAGAATATAAAAAAAGATTTTCAAATGCTCCTGTTGTATTATATGTAAACAGCACTGCAGAATGCAAAGCACTTGCTGATTACACATGTACATCAGCCAATGCCGTTGATGTGGTAAAAAAAATAGATGCAGATACAATATTATTTGGTCCAGATAAAAACCTTGGTTCATATGTCGCAGAAAAAACTGGGAAAAAAATTATTCCAATTCCTGGTGGAACGGGATATTGTTATGTACATAATAGATTTTCAACAGAAGATGTAAAAATAGTAAAAGAAAAGTATCCAAACGCAAAAATAATAATACATCCAGAGTCGCCTAAAGAAGTGAGAGATTTATGTGAATATATTGGCAGTACAGGTCAGATGATGAAATTTCCAGAAACAGATGGATCCAATGAGTTTATAATTGGAACAGAAATTGGAATGATTCATAAGTTGCAAAAAACATTTAAAAATAAAAAATTCTATCCATTAAAAGAATTAGCAATATGTAATAATATGAAGAAAAATAATCTGAAAAATGTATATCTTTCTTTATTGAATGAAGAACATGAAATTACCTTACCACAAGAAATTATAGAAAAGGCAAAAATTCCAATTCTAAACATGTTTAAAATAATGGAGTGATTATATGTTTGAATATGAAATAAATCTATTAAAAGAATGGATAGAAAGAGATAATCAATTTTTTGACATTGCTTCATATGAATTAAGAAGAAAAGAAACAAAAGGAACTATAATTTTAAAAAACTCAAATGTTATATTATCTGGAATAGAAATAATAGAAAAGTTATTAAAAGAATATAAAATAAAAACAGAGTTTTATTTTAAAGATGGTAATTTTGTTAAAAGTGGAATTATAGGTAAAATAAGTGGGAATGCTTATAATATTTTAACGGTTGAAAGAACAATGTTAAACATACTTTCTTTAATGAGCGCTATTGCAACAAAAACAAATAAATTAGTTAGTAAGATTAATGGAAAAACAAAACTTGCTGCTACAAGAAAAGTATTTCCAGGACTGGGAAACCTTGAAAAAATTGCTGTGTTACATGGTGGTGGCGATACTCATCGATGGAGTTTATCAGAAAGTATAATGATAAAGGATAACCATATAAAATTATATGATGGTGTGGAAAATGCCATAAGTGCTGTGAAAAAATATAAATCTTTTACAAAAAAAATAGAGATAGAAGTTGAAAGTAAAGATGATGCATTTCTTGCAATAAAATCTGGTGTAGACATTATTATGCTCGATAATTTTGATTCAAAAAATGCAAAAATTCTTGCCCGAGAATTAAAAGAAAGATATCCGCAAATAATTATAGAAGTTTCTGGTGGAATTAGTGAAGATAATTATCTTGAATATGTTGATGATAATATTGACATAATTTCAATGGGAAAATTAACAACAGAAGTAAATTATATTGATTTTTCATTGGAAATAACAAATTGAGGCATTCCACCTCAATTTGTTTTAATTTATGCAACATTCTTAATTTAAACCTATAATAGAGATAAAATCACCCTTTTCAAATTTAAATTTTTTAAAGCAATTTTTTCATTAACATATTCAAGAGATAATTTTATAAATAATCCACGGTTATTTATTCAATATATTGATAGCTTTATCAAGAAGTGTTTTTAAACTTTGTGATGTTTCCTTTACTTCATCAAGCAAAGCGATATTTTTTTCTTTATTTTTATACTCAAAACTATTTGCATATTCATGCAAATCTTTGTGCAATTTTAAAATATCTCCCCATATTGATTTTAATTCATCTGGAAGATTTTGAGATATAACCCTTATTAAAATACCAAAACCACACTTATCAGAACTACTTTCTGATAATAATCTTAAATTTTCATTTGTTGATTTCTCAAATCTTTTCACCCAATCTGTATGTGACTCTTTTGCTTTTTTTAATTCTTCTATTAAATCCTGTTTTGTAAATAACTTAAATGATGAAAATATATCTACTGTTTTTATTAATTCAAATGATTCTTTTTCTACTGTATTTAGCAACTCTGTATTTCTATCTTTTATATAAATCTGCTCTTCGATTACTTCTTCCATATCTTCTTTTAAAGCATTTACAAGTTCTGTAATATTTTGTGATGATGCTGTTAATTCCTCAACTGCTGCTCCCTGCTCTTGAGCACTTGCAGCTAAATTATCTGAATAATTAGAAATTTTTTCAACAGAATCTATAAGTTCATATAATTGATTCGCTGTTTCTTCGTTAACAGAAGAAACACCTTTTATATTTTCAGACATATCCATAACCATTTCTGATGTTTCATTTACACCAGTCATAACCTCTCCAAGATTTTCTCTTATACTTTCAGCAGCTTTTCTACTTTCCTCTGCTAACTTTCTAATTTCATCAGCAACAACAGCAAAACCCTTTCCTGCTTCGCCTGCTCTTGCAGCTTCTATTGCAGCATTTAACGCCAATAGATTTGTCTGTTCAGAAATATTAGTTATAGTTTCAACTACATCATTTATGATTTCAGCTTTTTCAGCTACTGACTTTACTTTATTAACAATTGGTATCATGTTTTCAGTAATATTTCCCATAGTTTTATTAATCCTATCAAGACCAACTTTACCATTATTAGCAACTTCATTGATATTATGAGCAATTCCACTTAATTCCACAGCTGTATTGGCTAAACTTTGAATATTATCTGATATTTCATAAGTACTTGCATTTTGTTGTTCAACATAATTTGTTATATTATTTAAAGACTCTATATTATTTTTTAAAGAATTAAGAGCCTTTTCAAAATTATCATCAAAATTCTTTAATTCAAGGTTTATTGAATTAAATTGGGTTATATTATTTCTAAATCTATTAAAGAAATTCTTTAATGATTGTCTGAATGAATCAATAAATATATTAAAGAATTTTGATATTTCACCTATCTCATCGTTCTTAGAATACTCAAGTTTAGAAACTAAATCTCCACCATTTTCCGATAATTCACCCAATTTATTCCTGACAATATACAATGGGTTCATTAATTTTGAAATAAATATATAGAGTAATATCAATGCTAAAATTATTATTATTGATATTCCAATTATTATCATTTCAAGAGATAATATAGAACTTTCAAAATCCTCTGTTTTTACTTTTGTAAATTGTGTATTGATTTTTTCTAGTTCATCAAAGGCATTTAAAGCCGGACCATCATCTATTTTTATTTTTTTATCTATTTCTGATATGCTTAGACCCTGTTTTTTCAATTCGGCAGCTAATTTTATATTTTCACCATATAATTTAAAAGTTTCTTCAATTATTTTAAGATATTTTATCTCTTCCTGAGTAATATCTGGAATATTTTTATACATTTCAAAATCTTTCATAACTTTTTCTTCTCGATCAAAAAATCTTGTTACATATTTTTCATTTCCTCTTAAAACATAATTTTTGAATAAATGTATACCTCCACCATATCCAAATTGTTCTTTAATATCCGAAAGGAGATCCTGCCTCTTAGTTACTGTATTTACATAATCTTCCCATTTAAGTTTTAATCCTCTCGTTTCTTTAACAACAAAAAATCCAATAATCGAAAAAATAATAATACCTAAAATTACCATTATAGATATTTTTGTTTTTATTTTCATTTTTTCACCCCTTTTTCAATTTAATATTATTTCTTTTTTATATTATATCATATTTTTATATCATTGTAAAAATTTAATTACTACATCAACTATTATTATTTTTACAGAAAAATAATAATATCTTTTATTTATTATGATAATATTAAATTTAGACTTAAAAAAAGGAGGATTTTTAATGCATGATAAAATTGGGGTGTTAAAATATTTTATGAAACCCCAGCAATATGATACATATCCTATAAAATGGAACGAAATATTTGGAAATAAAAGAAAAATATATGTTGAAATAGGATTTGGCAGTGGAGAATATATGACTGCACTTGCAAAATCTAATCCGGACATTAACTTTATTGGATTTGAAACCTCTTTGACAGCTTTGTACAAAGCACAAATTAATTTCCACAAAAATAATATTAAAAATGCTCGTGTTATTCAGGGAGATGCTCGTCTTTTAATAAGAGAATTATTTCCATCTAATTCAATTTCAAAATTAATAGTGAATTTTCCCTGTCCATGGCCGAAAAAACGACATAAAGAAAGAAGAATTTTTATTACATCGTTTATTAATACTCTTGCTGATGTTTTAAAAAAAGGCGGAACAATAGAATTAGCAACTGATGTAGATTGGTATGCTCAAGAAGTTTATGAGAATTTCAGTAATTCTGAATTTTTTGAAACGCAGGATATTATCAAAAATTTTAATAGACCTATAAAAACAAAATATGAGTTAAAATGGGATAATGAAGGGAGAAATAAATATTTATTAATTGCAAAAAAATTAAAAAGTTTTAAAATCAAAAGAGTTCTGGAGGGAGTGAGCGAATTGCCTCATAAAAATATAAAGGATATTGATATAGAAAAATTAAAAAGTTTAAAAGATAAAACATTCAAAGATAACAACATAACCTTTACAGTAAGCTCTGTATATGAGGATTTATTAAATGATAGATTCTTACTCAGGGTTGTTTCTACTGATGATGACTTCATGCAACAATATTATATATCAATATATAAAAAAACAAATGATTGGCTTGTTAAATTAGATTCAACAACAATTCCATACAGAACCCCTGCTGTAAAATACACTGTTTATAAAATTGCAGAATTAATTGAAAAATAAATCTTAAATATATTATAAAAATTATTATGTGGTGATTTATATGAAAACAAAAACTTTTAATCTTATCATTGTGTTATTACTTATACTTGGATTACTAATTATTTCCGTAAACTCATTATTTCAGATGAATAATGATAAAAAATTGCTCAATAATATGAAAAACTCAATATCTCTAATAAAAAATATATCTTCAGCTGTCTTTCATCTTCAGAATGAAAGAGGACTTGTTAATATGTATGTAAATGGTGAAAAAAGCGTTTACGATGAATTGGTAAAAGAAAGAAATCTATTTAATAAATATCTTGAAAATATTAAAAATTTAAACCTCGAAGATTTTTATTATAAAAAATTGGAGGATATTGAAAAAAAACTCAATTTATTGCGAAAAAATATAGGAAAAGATAATAATATAGATATTTTTATAAATTACACAACAATAATAAATGATCTCCTTGATTTTTATAATTATTCCATAAAGCAAAAAACTGTTTCAGAAACAGGAAAATGGTTGTCTTCCATATACTTTCTCGAAAGGATTAAGGAATATTCTGGTGAATTTCGAGGTATATTTTCCGCTATTATATATAAAAAAATGAAAATAAGTGAAAAAGAATATTATTTACTTGATAGAAGTTTTTATTCACTTAATGAATTTCCGAAATTTAAGGGTTTATCATTTACAAAAGACACATATGAAAAATTAAATAAATTTTATACCTTTGAAGGTTATAAAAATTTATGGAATTATTATGAACTTTTTGAGAAAAAATCTCCAAAACTATATGAATTAAATTCAAAAGATGTTTTTAAAAATCTAAGCATGCTTGTAAATTATTTTCAAAACATAATAAATTATGAACTATCAAGTCTGGATTCAAATATATCTTCTATTTTAAAGGAAAAAATAACTTTTTTATTTATTGATACTTTTACGCTATTTTTTAGTATTATTATGGCTATATTTATTATTATTAATTATTATAAACTAATAAAGGTTAAAGATGAACTTGGTAAAAATCTGAGTTTATTTCAAACAATATTTGAAAACTCTCCTGTTGGAATAATAATTTTTAATACTAATTTAAAAGTAATTATGGCAAATCCAAGTTCGTTAAATGTCTTAAATTTGAAAAAAAATGATATTATTGAATTTGATTTATCCACACTATCAAATAAAATTATAAAAGATAATATTTTTAATGTTTTAAAAGATAAAATTTCTTATTATGAAGGAGAATATACATCTTACATTTCTGGAAAAAAAATCATTTTACGGGCTAAATTTGCCCCTTTAAAAAAAGATAATTATATTATTGGAGGTATAATTATTATGGAAGATTATACCGAAAGAAATAATCTTGAGAAAAAACTTAAACATCTGGCTACTCATGATATATTAACGGAACTGCCTAATAGAACTCTATTCTTTGAAAATGTTAAAAACATACTTGCAATTGCAAAAAGAAATAATTTAAAATATGCTTTAATGTTTATTGATATTGATAATTTTAAAAAAGTGAACGACAATTTTGGACATGATAAAGGAGATGAAATTTTAATAGAATTTTCAAATATTCTAAGAAATTCTTTAAGGAATTCTGATCTTATTTCAAGATTTGGTGGAGATGAATTTGTTGTATTAGTCCAATATAAAGAATTAAAAGATATACATACAATAACAAAAAAAATGTCAGAAAAAATATACAGGAAATTTAGTACAAATAAATGTTCTTTTTCTATTTCATTAAGTATTGGTGTTTCATTATTTCCTGAACACTCTGAAAATATAGATACATTAATAAAATATGCTGATATGGCAATGTATAAAGCTAAAAAAATTAAAAATACAGTTATTATATACAAAAAACCCCACTAAGGGGTTTTTTATTAATTTATATTTCTTTTACTTCATCAAAATTTTTTTTATAATTAAATAAGAATGCCGTTGATACTAAACTAATCATAGATAATATTAATATAAAGAAATTCATACCACCCATTGAATAAAAAATAGACAGATATGGCCCAAAAAAGTTTCCACTTATCCTAAAAGCTGAAAATACTGCCATTCCTTTTTCTTCAAAACCAACAGATAGATATGACGCATATTCACTACTCATTGTTAAAGATAGACCAAGGAATAATCCTGATATAATTATCAAAAATAGGAATAAAAACATCGATATTGAATTAGCAAACATCGCAAATATTAAAGTTGAAAATGTAGCAAGAGGTATCCAGATTCTCACTCCACTTATTTTATGTTTAAATAAATTTCCTAACATTAAAGATAATGCAAATATTGATATATATATTTTTCCAAATATTGGATTATTAATATACTTTTCTATAAAAAATGGCATTGTAGCCTGAAATCCAACTATAACTGCTAATGTTAAAATACCAAAAAAAGCAGCTAAAAATATTCTTGGCGAAAATTTTGCTACCTGTTTTTTTACTTTTTCAGGATGAATATCTATAACAGGCAACTGTTTATAAACAAACAACGTAGCTATAAATAATATTACACCAACTGTCATCAAAATATAATGTGACATATAAATAAAACCCGTACCTATTACAAGAGGACCCATAACTGCTCCGAAACTTGCCAAAAATTCAACTAAACCAAAATATTTTGACTGTTCTTTTGCAGAAAAATTTGATTTTGTTATTATTGTTAATGCATTAGAAAATAGTGCAGAATCAGCTACTCCCTGGATTGCACGAAATATTATTGCCAATACTGGTAATTTTAAAGATAATCCAGATAAATATAATGCTGTAGTCCATAATGCCATTGAATATAAAAATGTTTTACTTTCACCTTTTCTCTCTAATATCTTTCCCCAAAAAGAACCAAAAATAATGGATATTAAAGGAGTTATTCCTATATATGTACTTGCTAACAATGTTGAACCAAAAATTTCAGTTAATTGTGGAAAAGATGACGCTATTCCCACCTGAACAAATACCTGTAAAAATGGTAATGCGAGAATATATTTCAATGTGTTTTTCAACCGTCTCAACCTCCTGATATTATCTATTCTTAATCTTTACAGTCAACTTTAAACTATAAAGATTAAATTATGATGTATATTTTTTACTCACATATTAAATATATGATAATTATTGTTTCTAAAACTCTTTTTAAATCAAAGTTTAATCATCATGTAACGATATATGTATTCATAAAAGTTTTTATTCTGTTTTTTTTATTTTCAACGCAGTATGTTATAATTGTAATGTATTTGTTTATAGTTATGAACTTTTGTTATCCTATTAAATTTTCTAATAATACTAATTTCAGAAGTTAACAACCAAAAATGTTTATAACTATTATAATTGTTGTTAAAACTTTCAACATATATATTTTTATGGTTGATAAATTACAACAGGAATATTAACAATCAACGTTAAAAGTTATTTACTTATGAACAATTTAAATATTATCAACTAAAAATATAGAACATATATTCGTATTATGTACTTTGAACCAAAATAATAAAAGTTACATTTAATTATTTTCAAAACTTTCAACACATTAAAATACTCTATTATAAACATGTATACACTGTTATTAACTAACAACACTATCATAGCACCTGCACCAATATAAATAATATATAAAGGAGAAAAAATATGAAAAAAATTTTGTTGTTTATTTTAATAATAATAGTAATTCTTTTTTCAATGGACATTATATATATATATTCATCAACTAAAAAAGCTTTGATTCCTGTAAAAACAAAGAACACCAATAATCTTGAAAAAGATATTTTCAAAATAAGCAGTAAAGATATAGAAGAAAATATAACAGTTGAAACATGGTTTAAAAAAATGACAGAAGGTAAAACATTAATATTAAAAGACATTGTGACTGTTAATAAAAAAATTTATATTATAGGACAAAATGAAAGAATAAATCAAAATATAATAATAATAAGTCTTAATGAAGAAGGAGACATACTTTTCCAGAAAGAAATAAACATATCATCTAATGCAAAAATAAATACAGTAGAATACATAAATAATAAATTTTACATAGTAGGAACACAGGATTACAAACCTGTGATTTATATAGTAAATAACTTAGGAATATTAATAAAATCAAAAGTATTCAATAATAAAGGTGAATTTATAAAAATTATAAAAGATGATTTCGAAAATATTTATGTTACAGGATTCATAATAGAAAAAAATAAAAGAACGGGATATCTAATTGAAATTAATGAAAATCTTGATAAATTAAACGAATTTAAAATTACATGGTACAATGAAGAAATTATAACAGATATAAATTATGATAAAAACTATATATACTTACTTGGAAATACCAATTCTACAGCAAATAATAATAATAATATTTTTATTATTAAATTAAATAAATTAAATTACGGTAATTACACAATATCAAAATATGGAAAAGAACAGTTAAATGAATATGGTAATACTATTTTAAAAGACAATAAATTTTTCTATATTATTGGCTATAGTACAACAATAGATGGATTTCCATGGAAAGTATTAATAATTAAAACAGATAAAGATTTCAACGAAATATGGAGAAAAGATTATCTTTTAAAAAAATCTGCAAGAGGATTATCTGCAAATATCATAAATAAAAAAATTATTATATCAGGATATACATTAGAAAAAAATAATGACTTTGATGGATTTATATTACTATTAAATAAAGATGATGGTGTTATTATAAAAGAAAATTATTATGGTGAAACTTTTGATGAAAGAATTTTAAAAACAATATTGTTTGATAATAAAGCTTTAATATCAGTAGGATATCAGAAAAAAACAAATGATATTTCAGGAATAATATTATATTCAGATATAAACGGAAGATTAAATGGATTTATAAAGTAATCAACGATAATTGGAGGTTAAAAATGAAAAAAGAAAAATTATCTTTATATCAGTTAATATCAAAAAGTATAATGACAATAGTTATAACAAGTATTGTTTTAGTATTAATTTTAATCAGCATATTTAGCTATATAAATTTATTAAAAGTAGAAAAATCACTAAGAAATAATACAGAAAGTCTAATAAGATTTGCATTTAATTCATTATATAATACACTATATGATTTTGATTCTGTTTTTTATGAAAAATTAGATACATTAATGAATGAAATCAAAACATCACAGAATATAAATGAATCAATAGAAAAATTTGTTTCAACATCATACAAATCAAATAGAGAAAATAATGTCATAAAAAAAGTAAATATTGAGTCTATAGATAT is part of the Marinitoga sp. 1197 genome and encodes:
- a CDS encoding MFS transporter, giving the protein MKNTLKYILALPFLQVFVQVGIASSFPQLTEIFGSTLLASTYIGITPLISIIFGSFWGKILERKGESKTFLYSMALWTTALYLSGLSLKLPVLAIIFRAIQGVADSALFSNALTIITKSNFSAKEQSKYFGLVEFLASFGAVMGPLVIGTGFIYMSHYILMTVGVILFIATLFVYKQLPVIDIHPEKVKKQVAKFSPRIFLAAFFGILTLAVIVGFQATMPFFIEKYINNPIFGKIYISIFALSLMLGNLFKHKISGVRIWIPLATFSTLIFAMFANSISMFLFLFLIIISGLFLGLSLTMSSEYASYLSVGFEEKGMAVFSAFRISGNFFGPYLSIFYSMGGMNFFILILSMISLVSTAFLFNYKKNFDEVKEI
- a CDS encoding diguanylate cyclase codes for the protein MKTKTFNLIIVLLLILGLLIISVNSLFQMNNDKKLLNNMKNSISLIKNISSAVFHLQNERGLVNMYVNGEKSVYDELVKERNLFNKYLENIKNLNLEDFYYKKLEDIEKKLNLLRKNIGKDNNIDIFINYTTIINDLLDFYNYSIKQKTVSETGKWLSSIYFLERIKEYSGEFRGIFSAIIYKKMKISEKEYYLLDRSFYSLNEFPKFKGLSFTKDTYEKLNKFYTFEGYKNLWNYYELFEKKSPKLYELNSKDVFKNLSMLVNYFQNIINYELSSLDSNISSILKEKITFLFIDTFTLFFSIIMAIFIIINYYKLIKVKDELGKNLSLFQTIFENSPVGIIIFNTNLKVIMANPSSLNVLNLKKNDIIEFDLSTLSNKIIKDNIFNVLKDKISYYEGEYTSYISGKKIILRAKFAPLKKDNYIIGGIIIMEDYTERNNLEKKLKHLATHDILTELPNRTLFFENVKNILAIAKRNNLKYALMFIDIDNFKKVNDNFGHDKGDEILIEFSNILRNSLRNSDLISRFGGDEFVVLVQYKELKDIHTITKKMSEKIYRKFSTNKCSFSISLSIGVSLFPEHSENIDTLIKYADMAMYKAKKIKNTVIIYKKPH
- the nadA gene encoding quinolinate synthase NadA produces the protein MITETVVEKDFLIKKIKELKKKKDYTILAHNYQIDELQDLADITGDSLQLAKLATEIENDKILFLGVDFMAETLKILNPEKKILVPTTGATCPMANSLTPEIIKEYKKRFSNAPVVLYVNSTAECKALADYTCTSANAVDVVKKIDADTILFGPDKNLGSYVAEKTGKKIIPIPGGTGYCYVHNRFSTEDVKIVKEKYPNAKIIIHPESPKEVRDLCEYIGSTGQMMKFPETDGSNEFIIGTEIGMIHKLQKTFKNKKFYPLKELAICNNMKKNNLKNVYLSLLNEEHEITLPQEIIEKAKIPILNMFKIME
- the trmB gene encoding tRNA (guanosine(46)-N7)-methyltransferase TrmB, which translates into the protein MHDKIGVLKYFMKPQQYDTYPIKWNEIFGNKRKIYVEIGFGSGEYMTALAKSNPDINFIGFETSLTALYKAQINFHKNNIKNARVIQGDARLLIRELFPSNSISKLIVNFPCPWPKKRHKERRIFITSFINTLADVLKKGGTIELATDVDWYAQEVYENFSNSEFFETQDIIKNFNRPIKTKYELKWDNEGRNKYLLIAKKLKSFKIKRVLEGVSELPHKNIKDIDIEKLKSLKDKTFKDNNITFTVSSVYEDLLNDRFLLRVVSTDDDFMQQYYISIYKKTNDWLVKLDSTTIPYRTPAVKYTVYKIAELIEK
- the nadC gene encoding carboxylating nicotinate-nucleotide diphosphorylase, coding for MFEYEINLLKEWIERDNQFFDIASYELRRKETKGTIILKNSNVILSGIEIIEKLLKEYKIKTEFYFKDGNFVKSGIIGKISGNAYNILTVERTMLNILSLMSAIATKTNKLVSKINGKTKLAATRKVFPGLGNLEKIAVLHGGGDTHRWSLSESIMIKDNHIKLYDGVENAISAVKKYKSFTKKIEIEVESKDDAFLAIKSGVDIIMLDNFDSKNAKILARELKERYPQIIIEVSGGISEDNYLEYVDDNIDIISMGKLTTEVNYIDFSLEITN
- a CDS encoding methyl-accepting chemotaxis protein, which translates into the protein MKIKTKISIMVILGIIIFSIIGFFVVKETRGLKLKWEDYVNTVTKRQDLLSDIKEQFGYGGGIHLFKNYVLRGNEKYVTRFFDREEKVMKDFEMYKNIPDITQEEIKYLKIIEETFKLYGENIKLAAELKKQGLSISEIDKKIKIDDGPALNAFDELEKINTQFTKVKTEDFESSILSLEMIIIGISIIIILALILLYIFISKLMNPLYIVRNKLGELSENGGDLVSKLEYSKNDEIGEISKFFNIFIDSFRQSLKNFFNRFRNNITQFNSINLELKNFDDNFEKALNSLKNNIESLNNITNYVEQQNASTYEISDNIQSLANTAVELSGIAHNINEVANNGKVGLDRINKTMGNITENMIPIVNKVKSVAEKAEIINDVVETITNISEQTNLLALNAAIEAARAGEAGKGFAVVADEIRKLAEESRKAAESIRENLGEVMTGVNETSEMVMDMSENIKGVSSVNEETANQLYELIDSVEKISNYSDNLAASAQEQGAAVEELTASSQNITELVNALKEDMEEVIEEQIYIKDRNTELLNTVEKESFELIKTVDIFSSFKLFTKQDLIEELKKAKESHTDWVKRFEKSTNENLRLLSESSSDKCGFGILIRVISQNLPDELKSIWGDILKLHKDLHEYANSFEYKNKEKNIALLDEVKETSQSLKTLLDKAINILNK